The Silvibacterium dinghuense DNA window CCTCGCCCGGCGCCAGGAAGAGATTGCTCTCGAGCGCGTACTGGCGTGTGTAGAGATCGTAGTAGCGTCCGCGCGCGGCAATCAGCTCATCGTGTGTGCCCCGCTCGAGAATGACGCCCTCCTGCAGGAAGAAGATCTGGTCTGCCTGCCGGATCGTCGAAAGCCGGTGAGCGATGACGAAGGTCGTCCGCCCGCGCATCAGGTAGGAGAGCCCTTCCTGGATCAGAGCCTCCGATTCCGAGTCGAGGCTTGAGGTCGCCTCGTCGAGAATCAGGATACGAGGATCGGCAAGAATCGCCCGGGCAATCGACAGACGCTGGCGCTGGCCTCCGGAGAGCTTCACGCCACGCTCGCCGATGATGGTGCCGTAACCCTCCGGCATCCGCTCGACGAACTCATCCACACGCGCAATGCGCGCCGCCTCGAGCACCTCGCTTTCCGTTGCATCCGGACGGGAGAACAGGATGTTATCCCGGATCGTGCCGTCGAAGAGGAACGACTCCTGCAGTACCACGCCGAGATGGCTCCGGTAGCTGCCAAGCTCCACGGTCGTCAGATCGATCCCATCTACCAGGATGGTTCCGCTATCCGCCGTATGGAAGGCATTCACCAGGTTGATGATTGTGGACTTGCCCGAACCGGATGGCCCAACCAGCGCGGTCACCGAGCCTGGAGGCGCGGTAAAGGAGATTCCATGCAGCACCGGCTTGCCCGGAACATAGGAGAACTGCACATTGTCGAAGGTCACCGAACCGTGCAGATCCTCAGGAAAGCTGCGCGTGCGCCGGGGGTCGCTGTCCTCCGTCGATTCGGAGAGAATCTCACGCGTGCGCGATAGCCCGGCAATCGCCTCGGTCAACTGCGTGGCAATCGACACGACCTGGAAGAGCGGCGCCACCATGAAGGCCAGGAAAACCGTATAGGTGATGTATCCGCCCAGCGTCATCGAACCGCCCAGGATGCTATGCGCGCCGAAGAACATGACCAGCGAAGCCACCACGCCGATCACGACGGTCGACGACATACCCATCAGAGAATTGTTAGTGATGCCGCGCAGGTGGTTATCGAGCAGCTCCCGCGCACCGCTCGCAAAGACCTCCGCTTCGCGCTTCTCTGCGCGATAGGACTTGACCACGCGCACACCGCCGAGCGACTCGGTCAGGCGGCCGGTAACATCGGCAAAGATCACGGCGCGGCGCTTGAAGAGTGGCCCCAGGGTGCCGAACCACCACTTCATCACCGCAACGAAGATGCCCATGATGGTGATCACCATCAGGGTTAGCTTGACGTTCATCCACAGCAGCACCACAAAGGTGAGCGCTGCCGTCATCACTCCGCCAAGGAACTCCACCAGCCCCGTACCCACCAGGTTGCGCAGGCCTTCAACGTCCGACATGATCCGCGACACCAGCACGCCGGTACGGTTCGCATCATAAAACGCGATCGGCAGCCGGCCGATATGCTCCTGCACCTGGATGCGGAGATCGGTAATCAGCCTCCAGGCAGCCTTCGAAAGCAGCTGCGAGAGCGCGAACGACGTTACGGCCTGGATAAGCGTGGCCAGCAGCAGCCCAAGAACAATGGGAGACAGCAGGTAGACCTTGTGATGAATGAGCACATTGTCGATCAGCAGCTTGGTCGAAAACGGCAGGCCGAAGCCGGCAATCCGGTTGACGATAATCAGCAGAAAGCCGGCGAACAGCATGCCCTTGCGGGGACGAAGCATCTCCCATACACCGGACAGCGATTGACGCACATTGACCTTTGACTTGGTGCTTTCTTTCTGACCGGGGGCCGCAATCGGAGCGGCTGCAGCGGGAGCGGACATAGGCTTACAGAATCCTGGCAGAAAATGATTCGCCTGCAAACCAGGCGTAATAGGAGATCAAGACACAGAAAGATTGCGAAGCGGGCTCTTTTACGAACAGCAGGCCCGTTTTCTATCTCTTCTCAGCACATCGAGGAAAGCGCCCAACGCGGTCAAAACAGCAGCCAGCACCCAAAGATACGCGACGGTCATGCATCCACCCCAAAGATGGTACAGAACCTGATCTGTCTGGTGCAGCGAGATCACTTCCAGTCCCCAGAGAGCACTGGACAGCAGGAGCCCGAAGGCGGCAAGCCGAGCACCGGGCCGCGACCGGAACCGGGAAAAAACACCTCGCCCTATATATAGGAGCAAGAGTCCCAGCACGAAAAGCAATCCAATCTGATATACGTGTCGAACTTGGTACAAATTATAGTGTACGAACGTATTCGCCAGAGCAGT harbors:
- a CDS encoding ABC transporter ATP-binding protein, whose amino-acid sequence is MSAPAAAAPIAAPGQKESTKSKVNVRQSLSGVWEMLRPRKGMLFAGFLLIIVNRIAGFGLPFSTKLLIDNVLIHHKVYLLSPIVLGLLLATLIQAVTSFALSQLLSKAAWRLITDLRIQVQEHIGRLPIAFYDANRTGVLVSRIMSDVEGLRNLVGTGLVEFLGGVMTAALTFVVLLWMNVKLTLMVITIMGIFVAVMKWWFGTLGPLFKRRAVIFADVTGRLTESLGGVRVVKSYRAEKREAEVFASGARELLDNHLRGITNNSLMGMSSTVVIGVVASLVMFFGAHSILGGSMTLGGYITYTVFLAFMVAPLFQVVSIATQLTEAIAGLSRTREILSESTEDSDPRRTRSFPEDLHGSVTFDNVQFSYVPGKPVLHGISFTAPPGSVTALVGPSGSGKSTIINLVNAFHTADSGTILVDGIDLTTVELGSYRSHLGVVLQESFLFDGTIRDNILFSRPDATESEVLEAARIARVDEFVERMPEGYGTIIGERGVKLSGGQRQRLSIARAILADPRILILDEATSSLDSESEALIQEGLSYLMRGRTTFVIAHRLSTIRQADQIFFLQEGVILERGTHDELIAARGRYYDLYTRQYALESNLFLAPGEGDSVAQEEESVFNGKATIPSFSQALRGAQ